Proteins from a single region of Spartobacteria bacterium:
- a CDS encoding UMP kinase: MTEHAKFGRVLLKLSGEVFHGPSGDSIDPHALEGIALQISEVVEMGVELAMVVGGGNIFRGMPGEMCGIDRTQGDNMGMLATMINSLALQSALENRGVETRLMSAIDMPKIAEPVIRRKAMRHLEKKRVVIFGAGTGNPYFTTDSAAALRASEINANVLLKGTKVDGIYTDDPVKNPDARRYEKISYGEALNRRLKVMDAAAFSLCLENEIPIVVFNFFKPGELKRVIMGQTVGTLVTN, from the coding sequence ATGACAGAACATGCTAAATTCGGGCGAGTACTGCTGAAACTGAGCGGCGAAGTGTTCCATGGACCAAGTGGCGACAGCATTGATCCGCATGCGCTGGAAGGCATTGCCTTACAGATCAGTGAAGTCGTCGAAATGGGCGTTGAACTGGCCATGGTGGTGGGCGGTGGAAATATTTTCCGCGGCATGCCGGGTGAAATGTGCGGGATTGACCGGACGCAGGGCGATAATATGGGGATGCTGGCAACAATGATCAACAGCCTGGCATTGCAGTCGGCATTGGAAAACAGAGGAGTGGAAACACGCCTGATGTCAGCGATTGATATGCCCAAAATTGCCGAGCCGGTCATTCGGCGCAAAGCCATGCGCCATCTGGAGAAAAAACGCGTGGTTATTTTCGGTGCCGGAACAGGAAATCCTTATTTCACAACCGATAGTGCCGCAGCCTTAAGGGCCAGTGAAATCAATGCCAATGTACTCTTAAAGGGAACCAAAGTCGATGGCATCTATACCGATGATCCCGTTAAAAATCCCGATGCCAGGCGCTATGAAAAAATAAGCTACGGGGAAGCATTAAATCGCCGACTGAAGGTGATGGATGCCGCCGCCTTTTCTCTTTGTCTGGAAAATGAAATTCCCATTGTGGTTTTTAATTTCTTTAAGCCGGGCGAATTGAAACGGGTCATTATGGGCCAGACTGTGGGAACACTTGTAACTAACTGA
- a CDS encoding ribosome recycling factor, giving the protein METCDDVLLDADDKMAKAVEYLHHKFTGLRTGKASPNLVENVTVEYYGAPTRLRDLAGISTPEPRLLVINAFDPSCLPAIEKAILAANLGVTPMNDGRLIRIPIPELSEERRKELVKVAKREAEDQRVAVRNVRREANDRLKAMNKSKEITDDDRDQGLDGIQKSTDEYIKKIDAMLAAKEKEVMVV; this is encoded by the coding sequence ATGGAAACATGTGATGATGTCCTGCTGGATGCGGACGACAAAATGGCGAAAGCGGTAGAATACCTGCATCATAAATTCACGGGCCTGCGCACGGGCAAGGCATCCCCCAACCTCGTGGAAAATGTGACAGTGGAGTACTACGGCGCACCGACACGGTTGCGTGACCTGGCAGGGATCTCGACCCCCGAACCCCGGTTGCTGGTGATTAATGCTTTTGATCCGTCGTGCCTGCCTGCCATCGAAAAAGCTATTTTGGCGGCGAATCTGGGTGTGACACCCATGAATGATGGTCGTCTGATACGCATTCCTATTCCGGAATTATCAGAAGAGCGACGCAAAGAGCTTGTGAAAGTAGCCAAGCGGGAAGCTGAAGATCAGCGCGTTGCGGTGCGTAATGTACGTCGGGAAGCCAACGACCGCCTGAAAGCGATGAATAAGTCCAAAGAAATTACGGATGACGATCGTGATCAGGGATTGGATGGAATCCAGAAAAGCACCGACGAATACATCAAAAAAATTGATGCCATGCTGGCTGCCAAAGAAAAAGAAGTCATGGTTGTATAA
- a CDS encoding amino acid permease, with protein sequence MNCDRCAVGKTKKRGMVMAGNSAKKLGLIGAIFLIVSSLAGSGVIALPQQLAATGSITLISFVLVTIGALFLTLVYVRAGRIFSDPSPTALATYVDPVLGAKSGFFYVYGNLISNVSILIAGLGYLAMFIPALNHPIFLGITVIALIWLFIFLSLHGVGVITKVVSITVTLLLIAVVITATAGWLSFDPTLFKQNWNVTGEPAGQAIMSGFAILIFSFVGVESVATNSGLISNPKKNVPIATIAGFIIVAIIYIASTTVIEGMFPAKTIQAAPASFALSMQHITHSKMIGEVVSGLMAVACIASFLVWNLSSASAAKTSADSGFLPKAYAYTNEYGINSKGLVINGVIMTIIELILMMLGSNIAAAFNITVTISVLLLLFPYFWSGIALLKYDRAHGVSSISNMIIVLMSSIFIISAFVSASLDELWLVIVLVIVVIAVYSLLLTKRGSATAPAK encoded by the coding sequence ATGAATTGCGACAGATGTGCAGTAGGAAAAACCAAAAAGAGAGGAATGGTTATGGCTGGAAATAGTGCAAAAAAACTGGGGTTGATCGGGGCTATCTTTCTTATCGTGTCAAGCTTGGCCGGCAGCGGCGTTATTGCTTTGCCACAGCAGTTGGCCGCCACCGGATCGATTACCCTCATATCCTTTGTTCTGGTAACGATCGGGGCACTGTTTCTCACTCTTGTATATGTCCGGGCCGGGCGGATATTCAGCGACCCCAGTCCAACCGCACTGGCCACCTACGTGGACCCTGTACTGGGAGCAAAAAGCGGCTTTTTCTATGTGTACGGAAATCTCATTTCCAATGTATCGATTCTGATTGCAGGACTCGGGTATCTGGCCATGTTCATTCCGGCTTTAAATCATCCGATCTTTTTGGGCATTACAGTTATAGCCCTTATCTGGCTGTTTATCTTCCTGTCCCTTCACGGTGTGGGTGTGATCACCAAAGTCGTGTCCATTACAGTGACACTGCTGCTGATTGCTGTTGTAATCACGGCAACAGCTGGCTGGCTTAGTTTTGATCCGACATTATTTAAACAGAATTGGAACGTGACCGGCGAGCCAGCGGGACAGGCCATCATGTCGGGATTTGCCATTCTGATCTTCTCTTTTGTGGGCGTCGAAAGTGTCGCAACAAACAGCGGACTTATATCGAATCCTAAAAAAAATGTCCCGATTGCCACCATCGCCGGCTTTATTATTGTCGCGATCATTTATATCGCATCCACCACGGTTATTGAGGGTATGTTCCCTGCAAAAACCATTCAGGCCGCACCGGCCTCGTTCGCCCTGTCTATGCAGCATATCACGCACTCAAAAATGATTGGAGAAGTGGTTTCCGGTTTGATGGCCGTAGCCTGTATTGCCAGTTTCCTCGTATGGAACCTGTCCTCTGCCAGTGCAGCTAAAACCAGTGCTGACAGCGGCTTTCTCCCTAAAGCCTATGCCTATACCAATGAATATGGAATTAACAGCAAGGGCCTTGTCATCAATGGCGTAATTATGACCATCATTGAACTGATCCTCATGATGCTCGGAAGCAATATTGCCGCTGCATTCAATATCACGGTGACCATCTCCGTGTTACTGCTGCTGTTCCCCTATTTCTGGTCCGGGATCGCCCTGCTCAAATACGACAGAGCACATGGTGTGAGCTCCATCAGCAACATGATTATTGTGCTGATGTCATCTATTTTCATCATTTCGGCCTTTGTTTCAGCATCACTGGATGAATTGTGGCTCGTCATTGTTCTGGTTATTGTCGTCATCGCAGTCTATTCCCTTTTACTTACCAAGCGCGGTTCTGCGACTGCTCCCGCCAAATAA
- a CDS encoding 3-deoxy-8-phosphooctulonate synthase, with product MKTRPVKIQHITIGNNHPLVLMAGLCVIESREICMDLAERLVNLSRRLDIPLVFKASYDKANRTSIDAFRGPGIVRGLEILAEIKERFNVPILTDVHAVEEVEAAAEVADILQLPAFLCRQTDLVVAMGESQRVINIKKGQFLAPEDVRHIIKKVESTGNHQIILTERGASFGYGNLVADMRSLLIMREFGYPVVFDATHSVQRPGGLADGTGGDGKWVPALARAAVATGIDGLFAETHINPAEALSDKANAIPFDQLESLLTTLRKIHSIVTEQA from the coding sequence ATGAAAACACGTCCCGTTAAAATACAGCATATTACCATTGGCAATAATCACCCGCTTGTGCTGATGGCTGGTCTTTGCGTCATCGAAAGCCGTGAAATATGCATGGATCTCGCTGAAAGACTTGTCAACCTGTCACGTCGCCTCGATATTCCGCTGGTCTTTAAAGCCAGTTATGATAAGGCCAATCGAACGTCCATTGATGCCTTTCGAGGCCCCGGAATCGTCAGAGGACTGGAAATTCTTGCGGAAATAAAAGAACGATTTAATGTGCCTATACTCACCGATGTACATGCCGTGGAAGAAGTAGAGGCTGCGGCCGAAGTGGCTGACATACTTCAGCTTCCAGCCTTTCTTTGCCGTCAAACCGACTTGGTCGTTGCCATGGGCGAAAGCCAGCGTGTCATCAATATTAAAAAGGGTCAGTTTCTCGCACCGGAGGATGTCCGGCATATTATTAAAAAAGTTGAAAGCACGGGGAATCACCAAATCATTCTAACTGAAAGAGGCGCAAGCTTCGGCTATGGAAATTTGGTGGCCGATATGCGCAGTCTGCTCATCATGCGGGAATTTGGGTATCCTGTTGTCTTTGATGCGACCCATAGCGTGCAGCGGCCTGGCGGTTTGGCCGACGGGACTGGCGGTGACGGGAAATGGGTACCCGCTCTGGCACGCGCCGCTGTGGCCACAGGAATCGACGGTCTGTTTGCGGAAACTCATATCAATCCGGCTGAGGCACTATCCGATAAAGCGAACGCCATCCCCTTTGATCAGCTCGAATCCCTCTTGACGACACTGCGCAAAATTCATTCCATCGTAACCGAACAAGCCTGA
- a CDS encoding mechanosensitive ion channel codes for MRVLCIFFLLLGLLGAGGTWAEGSNITERAIDDVESNAVPAVIVKEAPLAPAETLFSIEELQLLRKDTEVLAATDENAKKTLERIDRTISLRREAQRMAAMTEALRAYVASAPELMAKEQAEMQLLNSTEAVLPDSAATNDVPALRLALKENAERIAAAEQALKTASDALSSPLQNSAKIKEMITESRKKLDGLEAEMNATVEQGAFQNPSQRQSFLAGRLLYASEIDYYDLLSREYDVLNRLQTLQRDVAVAKVARYRKKRVLWSALLDDRLSAEVKQSRAAAEQQKRDVAGGPVILRELAERNLALNDELKKYYTLDAEAAARLEQAEQSLKNQQSDAESMKQRFDIVGPTESIGLLLMRRRAELPARPKYRIAFTRRQSLISEAANRQLDVDAERSKLANLKSAVSAVMQSLPTDATGIDEVREQVTNLLETRKQNLTELYTVLGSYISKQSVIQMTENKLIAQSEAFRNQLDEWLMITPTMPHLTFRIFFTAFPLAAKNLIENIQRDKHRLRNDIMMVAHDSPYPTLLAALGTLIAFMLRPAMRKRMDYIVLRIGKIRTDSFAYTLETLFYTCVFALPIPLLIRTFALSLKSTVTDTSILIQGCAQGLLSASALLAMISLLRQTVCPNGLAELHFGWARATLAAFSRELYLFSFGAVPLVFIIAFNVQSTLGMDEEGDGRVAFTLLMLLTTAFSYRLLRKRSVIRQEFQRHCIATNEKHWAMLWLPIAACVPAVLAIIAGMGYGYASVQLTQRAFLSVLFMFSLLIVRDMLIRWLMLVERRLRYRDAVRRLEESRAERSRSEEKSDNRQDLSVDIPPIDFGHLGDKAKRLIRTGMIFGAIIGIWSIWINALPLFNYLDEARLPVSLTSFISGGEQSVLTLGDIASLVITIVLTIIAVSNLPGLIELLLLQSVHFDAGARYAITKLTQYAIVMTGIIFSAGALGFRWENIQWLVAALSVGIGFGLQEVVANFICGILILFERPVRVGDIITIGDTTGIVSRVRMRATTVVNWERQEQLIPNKEFITGRVLNWTLSDTVNRVVINVGIAYGSDVSRALAILSSICEANKNILRDPKWMVHFDGFGDSSLNLILRAYIPSMDNRLETITQLNTAIHEQFNANGIVIPFPQRDVHMI; via the coding sequence ATGCGGGTTTTGTGTATTTTTTTTCTACTGCTCGGTCTTTTGGGGGCAGGCGGGACGTGGGCCGAGGGATCGAATATCACCGAGCGGGCCATTGATGACGTCGAGTCCAATGCCGTACCTGCTGTAATCGTAAAAGAAGCACCGTTGGCCCCCGCAGAAACGCTCTTTTCTATCGAAGAGCTGCAGTTGTTGCGCAAAGACACGGAAGTGCTGGCGGCCACCGATGAAAATGCCAAAAAAACCTTAGAACGCATCGACCGCACCATCAGTTTACGTCGTGAGGCCCAGCGCATGGCGGCAATGACCGAAGCACTTCGGGCCTACGTGGCATCCGCCCCTGAATTGATGGCCAAGGAACAGGCGGAGATGCAGCTGCTGAACAGTACCGAGGCTGTACTGCCCGATTCAGCTGCAACCAATGATGTCCCGGCACTGCGCCTTGCACTGAAAGAAAATGCAGAAAGAATTGCTGCTGCGGAACAGGCGTTAAAGACCGCATCCGATGCCCTGAGTTCTCCGTTGCAGAATTCGGCTAAGATAAAGGAAATGATCACGGAAAGCCGCAAAAAGCTCGATGGGCTGGAAGCTGAAATGAACGCAACGGTAGAGCAGGGGGCTTTTCAAAATCCCTCGCAACGTCAGAGTTTTCTGGCCGGCCGGTTACTTTATGCCAGTGAAATCGATTACTATGATCTACTTTCACGCGAATACGATGTGCTGAACCGGCTGCAAACGCTTCAACGCGATGTTGCCGTGGCCAAGGTGGCACGTTATCGGAAAAAACGCGTCCTTTGGAGTGCGCTGCTCGATGATCGGCTCTCGGCGGAAGTAAAGCAGTCGCGTGCGGCGGCAGAACAGCAGAAACGTGATGTGGCAGGCGGCCCAGTCATTCTTCGCGAACTGGCCGAACGAAACTTGGCGTTGAACGATGAATTGAAGAAATATTACACGCTGGATGCCGAAGCTGCGGCACGTTTAGAACAAGCCGAGCAGTCGCTCAAAAATCAGCAGTCCGACGCAGAGAGCATGAAGCAGCGCTTTGATATCGTTGGACCGACTGAAAGCATCGGACTGCTGCTGATGCGTCGGCGTGCAGAATTACCTGCAAGGCCCAAATACCGCATTGCCTTTACAAGACGGCAGTCACTGATCAGTGAGGCCGCCAACAGGCAGCTGGATGTGGATGCGGAACGTAGTAAACTCGCCAATCTAAAAAGTGCCGTCAGTGCGGTGATGCAGAGCCTTCCGACGGACGCAACGGGGATTGATGAAGTGCGCGAACAGGTCACAAATCTCCTGGAAACGCGTAAACAGAACCTGACGGAACTTTATACGGTGTTAGGCAGCTATATTTCAAAGCAGTCTGTAATCCAGATGACGGAAAATAAGTTGATCGCTCAGTCGGAAGCCTTCCGTAACCAGCTGGATGAATGGCTGATGATCACGCCGACCATGCCCCACTTGACTTTTCGGATATTCTTCACGGCATTTCCTCTGGCAGCAAAAAATCTCATTGAAAACATACAGCGTGATAAGCATCGGCTACGTAATGATATCATGATGGTGGCTCATGATTCTCCCTATCCCACATTGTTGGCTGCACTGGGTACACTCATCGCCTTTATGCTGCGGCCTGCGATGCGCAAACGCATGGATTACATTGTATTGCGTATCGGAAAAATCCGTACGGATTCCTTTGCTTATACCCTCGAAACGCTCTTTTACACCTGTGTTTTTGCTCTTCCGATTCCGCTTTTGATCAGAACATTTGCTCTGTCGCTCAAGAGCACAGTTACAGATACATCCATACTTATTCAGGGATGTGCGCAAGGACTGCTCTCTGCATCCGCTCTGCTGGCTATGATTTCGCTGCTGCGTCAGACTGTTTGCCCGAATGGTCTTGCGGAACTTCATTTTGGCTGGGCCCGGGCCACGCTGGCTGCCTTCAGCCGAGAGCTTTATCTTTTTTCATTTGGAGCGGTTCCTCTCGTATTTATCATTGCTTTCAATGTACAAAGCACTTTGGGGATGGACGAAGAAGGCGATGGCCGCGTCGCTTTTACGCTGCTGATGCTGCTGACAACGGCGTTTTCATATCGGCTTTTAAGAAAACGGAGTGTGATCCGTCAGGAATTTCAGCGGCATTGTATTGCAACGAATGAAAAGCACTGGGCCATGCTTTGGCTTCCCATTGCAGCCTGTGTACCTGCTGTTTTAGCGATCATTGCGGGCATGGGATATGGATACGCGTCTGTCCAGTTGACGCAGCGGGCCTTTCTCTCGGTTCTGTTCATGTTCAGCCTGTTGATTGTGCGGGATATGCTGATTCGCTGGCTCATGCTGGTCGAGCGACGGCTTCGCTATCGCGATGCAGTCCGGCGACTTGAAGAATCGCGAGCCGAACGCAGTCGCAGCGAAGAAAAGTCGGATAACCGGCAGGATTTGTCCGTGGATATTCCGCCCATTGATTTCGGACATTTAGGAGATAAAGCGAAACGGCTGATACGGACGGGAATGATTTTTGGCGCGATTATCGGGATCTGGTCGATCTGGATCAATGCCCTTCCGCTTTTCAACTATCTTGATGAAGCTAGGCTGCCTGTTTCATTGACTTCATTTATCAGTGGCGGCGAACAGTCGGTACTTACGCTGGGGGATATCGCATCACTGGTTATTACCATTGTTTTGACCATTATTGCGGTATCTAATCTGCCGGGACTGATTGAGCTGCTGCTGCTTCAAAGCGTTCATTTCGATGCCGGGGCACGATATGCGATCACCAAGCTGACGCAGTATGCCATCGTCATGACGGGGATTATATTCAGTGCCGGTGCGCTCGGCTTTCGCTGGGAGAATATTCAATGGCTGGTGGCCGCTCTTTCGGTTGGTATTGGCTTTGGTCTTCAGGAAGTCGTGGCCAACTTCATTTGCGGTATTCTAATCCTGTTTGAACGACCGGTTCGCGTGGGGGATATCATAACCATCGGTGATACGACCGGTATCGTTTCCCGCGTGCGGATGCGGGCCACCACCGTGGTAAACTGGGAGCGCCAGGAACAACTCATACCCAATAAAGAATTTATCACCGGACGGGTACTGAACTGGACTCTGTCGGACACCGTGAACAGGGTCGTGATCAACGTGGGCATCGCGTATGGATCCGATGTTTCCCGTGCTTTAGCCATTCTTTCGAGCATTTGTGAAGCGAACAAGAATATTTTGCGTGATCCAAAATGGATGGTGCATTTTGATGGATTCGGTGACAGTTCGCTCAACCTTATTCTACGCGCCTACATTCCATCCATGGACAATCGCCTGGAAACCATTACACAGCTCAACACAGCGATTCATGAGCAATTCAATGCAAACGGCATTGTCATTCCGTTCCCGCAGCGCGATGTCCATATGATATAA
- a CDS encoding RNA-binding transcriptional accessory protein, with the protein MESASKWSASYDSVQRIAGELKIGRNQVQAVRQLMHDGATVPFIARYRKELTGNLDEVQIQRIQEQDAYYTGLDERRATVLNTIEGQGKLTPELQSKILACTDKTEMEDLYLPYKPKRRTRAAMAREKGLEPLAESIMQQWQSIHPEEVAKVYISEEQGVADAAAALAGAMDIVAEQIAEKGDIRAYVRNTLASMGKIVSEAIKDKTQQPTKFEQYYDYSESVATIPSHRYLAIRRGEKDGVLRRRLSVDSEAVLEHMLSMLGIMGESAGALFMQKAAQDAYKRLISPSAEIDVSLELKERSDRYAVEIFANNLHDLLMAAPLGAETVIGIDPGLRTGCKCAVVDGTGRFVENKTIYLTKSEAEKEQAAKDVVALVEKYTPKAIAIGNGTAGRESEQFVRDTLKAAPAAPEAIVVQVSESGASVYSASDIARAEFPDLDLTVRGAISIARRLQDPLAELVKVDPKSIGVGQYQHDVSQPMLQQRLNDVVVSCVNRVGVDLNTASASLLSRVAGLSSRVATSIVAHRERNGLFKNRNELLKVSGLGAKTFEQCAGFLRIRQAAYPLDASAVHPERYTLVEAMAADLGMTVNDLIGQPEAVKKIDSQKYLSDEVGEYTLKDILQELVKPGRDPRSQFEMPAFRDDVRSIDDLQVDMELEGVVTNVTAFGVFVDVGVHQDGLVHISQLSNKFVADPSTIARAGDKIKVLVMDVDKERKRIALSAKTAASAEAATRNEDRRMPTGNPQQETRRRAPQQASRNAKKNRPQRNNKKNDKPRSSGSAGSGFNINPFADL; encoded by the coding sequence ATGGAATCAGCGAGTAAATGGTCGGCAAGCTATGACAGTGTTCAGCGCATTGCAGGAGAACTGAAGATTGGACGGAATCAGGTTCAGGCAGTGCGTCAGTTGATGCATGACGGCGCAACCGTTCCTTTTATAGCCCGTTATCGTAAAGAGTTGACGGGGAATTTGGACGAAGTGCAGATCCAGCGTATTCAGGAGCAGGATGCCTATTACACGGGATTGGATGAACGTCGCGCAACGGTTTTGAATACCATTGAGGGGCAGGGGAAGCTCACGCCGGAACTACAGTCAAAAATTTTGGCCTGTACCGACAAAACGGAGATGGAAGATTTATATCTGCCCTATAAACCGAAACGTCGTACGCGGGCCGCGATGGCACGCGAAAAGGGGTTGGAACCGCTGGCTGAGAGCATCATGCAGCAATGGCAGTCCATTCATCCCGAAGAAGTTGCAAAAGTCTATATTTCAGAGGAACAAGGCGTCGCCGATGCTGCTGCCGCGCTGGCAGGCGCCATGGATATCGTGGCGGAACAGATTGCAGAAAAAGGGGATATCCGTGCGTATGTACGAAACACCTTGGCCTCTATGGGGAAAATTGTCAGCGAGGCCATTAAAGATAAAACGCAGCAGCCCACTAAATTTGAACAGTATTATGATTACAGCGAATCCGTCGCGACCATTCCCTCCCATCGCTATCTTGCGATTCGACGCGGAGAAAAAGATGGCGTTCTGCGTCGGCGTCTGAGTGTAGATTCCGAGGCCGTTCTGGAGCACATGCTCTCGATGCTGGGCATCATGGGCGAATCGGCTGGAGCACTATTTATGCAGAAAGCGGCGCAGGATGCCTACAAGCGGCTGATTTCTCCCAGTGCAGAAATTGATGTTTCACTGGAATTAAAAGAACGATCGGATCGCTATGCTGTGGAAATATTTGCAAATAATCTACATGATTTGCTGATGGCTGCGCCGCTGGGAGCTGAAACGGTCATCGGGATTGATCCCGGGCTGCGCACGGGCTGTAAATGCGCTGTGGTTGATGGTACCGGGCGCTTCGTGGAAAACAAAACCATTTACCTGACCAAGTCGGAAGCGGAAAAAGAGCAGGCCGCCAAGGATGTCGTGGCATTGGTTGAAAAGTACACGCCAAAGGCGATTGCGATCGGCAACGGCACGGCTGGGCGCGAGTCGGAGCAGTTTGTGCGTGATACCCTGAAAGCGGCTCCAGCGGCTCCAGAAGCCATAGTGGTGCAGGTAAGTGAAAGTGGTGCCAGTGTCTACAGTGCTTCGGATATTGCCCGCGCTGAATTTCCTGATTTGGATTTAACGGTGCGCGGCGCGATTTCCATTGCGCGGCGCCTGCAGGATCCACTGGCAGAACTGGTAAAAGTGGATCCCAAATCTATTGGAGTGGGTCAGTATCAGCATGATGTATCGCAACCGATGTTGCAGCAGCGGCTGAACGACGTGGTTGTCAGCTGTGTGAACCGTGTGGGTGTGGATTTAAATACGGCCAGTGCATCCCTGCTGTCTCGCGTGGCCGGACTGTCCTCTCGGGTCGCGACCTCCATTGTGGCTCACAGAGAACGCAACGGACTGTTTAAGAACCGCAATGAACTGTTAAAAGTAAGCGGGCTGGGAGCTAAAACATTTGAACAATGCGCCGGATTCCTGCGGATCAGGCAGGCCGCCTATCCGTTGGATGCTTCTGCTGTGCATCCAGAGCGCTATACGCTGGTGGAAGCCATGGCGGCCGATCTCGGGATGACCGTGAACGATCTAATTGGCCAGCCTGAAGCCGTGAAAAAAATTGATAGTCAGAAGTATTTGTCTGACGAGGTCGGGGAATATACCCTGAAAGATATTTTACAGGAATTGGTTAAGCCGGGAAGAGATCCCCGCAGCCAGTTCGAAATGCCCGCCTTTCGCGATGATGTGCGCAGCATTGATGATTTGCAGGTCGATATGGAATTAGAAGGTGTGGTGACCAATGTGACCGCCTTCGGTGTCTTTGTGGATGTGGGCGTGCATCAGGACGGCTTGGTTCATATTTCACAGCTGTCCAATAAGTTTGTAGCAGATCCCTCGACCATTGCCCGTGCGGGCGATAAGATCAAGGTTCTGGTCATGGATGTGGATAAGGAACGCAAACGTATTGCGTTGTCGGCCAAAACTGCGGCTTCTGCTGAAGCAGCAACGCGGAACGAAGACCGGCGCATGCCGACCGGGAATCCGCAGCAGGAAACGCGTCGCAGAGCACCGCAGCAGGCATCGAGAAATGCGAAGAAAAATCGGCCTCAGCGTAATAACAAAAAGAATGACAAACCCCGGTCGAGCGGCTCGGCTGGCAGTGGATTCAATATCAATCCATTCGCCGATTTATAG
- the rseP gene encoding RIP metalloprotease RseP: MTLFSSMGSIILNVFLVMLLFGVTIFVHELGHFLTARRLGLVIDTFSIGFGPAVWKKKVKGIVYKIGILPFGGYVALPQLDPGGGAVDAEGNTRDLPDIAAWKKIPVAFAGAFCNVVLAFVIAWGIYLKSDSLSFSETAVVGYVATNAPAYEAGLRAGDRILAIDGSDVSRWDQLIYEAALKDDISVLVRSPAGEERTLLLESEPFPVGGGRYIPGIDKQIPCLIIGVSAGKSADRAGLKARDIVTQFAGQPIYSVPQLIGLVDEYRDQPTSVEVIRDREKLTFDVTPQYDAQLDRALIGIEFNQMDMSKRPVDQMVAWASPVFRLLRALVTPSEARHAAGAIGGPPRILQMIWMAVDTSMLLALWMIGMLNVNLAIINLLPIPILDGGHIVFAFIEVVTRRKLHKKSVEWISTVFAILLISLFVFLSFNDIRKMVTEKSAKSAEVEQNGGTVPSDAQGAAGNNQ, translated from the coding sequence ATGACCTTATTTTCCTCTATGGGATCGATTATTCTGAATGTATTTCTAGTGATGCTGCTGTTCGGCGTCACCATTTTTGTCCATGAACTGGGGCATTTTCTGACGGCCCGCCGGTTAGGGTTGGTCATCGATACGTTTTCTATCGGTTTCGGCCCGGCGGTCTGGAAGAAAAAAGTTAAAGGGATTGTTTATAAAATCGGGATTCTGCCCTTCGGCGGTTACGTGGCACTGCCTCAGCTTGATCCGGGCGGCGGCGCGGTGGATGCGGAAGGCAATACACGCGATCTGCCAGATATCGCTGCATGGAAAAAAATCCCCGTCGCGTTTGCAGGAGCTTTTTGCAACGTGGTATTGGCCTTTGTCATTGCCTGGGGCATCTATTTAAAAAGCGACTCCCTGTCCTTCAGTGAGACAGCCGTGGTCGGATATGTTGCCACCAATGCGCCCGCGTATGAAGCAGGACTGCGTGCCGGAGACAGGATTTTAGCCATTGATGGATCTGATGTATCGCGCTGGGATCAGCTCATCTATGAAGCGGCGCTCAAAGATGATATCTCCGTGCTGGTTCGTTCGCCTGCCGGGGAAGAACGCACCTTGCTGCTTGAATCAGAACCTTTCCCTGTCGGCGGCGGCCGATACATCCCGGGCATTGATAAACAGATTCCCTGCCTGATTATCGGTGTGTCAGCGGGAAAGAGCGCCGATCGTGCCGGATTAAAGGCACGTGATATCGTGACACAGTTTGCAGGACAGCCGATTTACAGTGTTCCGCAGCTCATCGGACTGGTTGACGAATATCGGGATCAGCCCACGTCTGTCGAGGTCATCCGGGATCGCGAGAAACTGACATTTGATGTAACCCCTCAATACGATGCCCAGCTTGACCGCGCCCTGATTGGCATCGAATTTAACCAAATGGACATGTCCAAACGGCCGGTAGACCAGATGGTGGCGTGGGCCAGTCCGGTATTTCGTTTGCTGCGTGCACTGGTAACCCCCAGCGAAGCCAGACATGCCGCAGGAGCCATTGGCGGCCCGCCGCGTATTCTTCAAATGATTTGGATGGCTGTGGACACCAGTATGCTGCTGGCTCTATGGATGATCGGCATGCTTAATGTGAACCTGGCAATCATCAATCTGCTGCCCATCCCCATTCTGGACGGCGGGCACATCGTTTTTGCCTTTATTGAGGTGGTCACTCGCCGCAAGCTGCATAAAAAATCTGTTGAATGGATATCGACGGTCTTTGCCATCCTGCTTATCAGCCTGTTTGTCTTCCTTTCCTTTAACGATATCCGAAAAATGGTTACGGAAAAGAGTGCAAAGTCGGCTGAAGTCGAACAAAACGGCGGAACAGTTCCGTCAGATGCGCAGGGAGCGGCGGGGAATAACCAGTGA